From Leptolyngbyaceae cyanobacterium, a single genomic window includes:
- a CDS encoding divergent PAP2 family protein, whose product MQDFGQILDNQVLLVALLACLIAQICKLIVHFVQHGKVTVRVLVETGGMPSAHSALVASLATGVGQKLGWASPDFALAAIFAIIVMYDAAGVRQAAGKQARILNQIIDELFREHPTFNEDRLKELLGHTPFQVIVGSILGVTISCLANSPLLKG is encoded by the coding sequence TACTGCTGGTTGCTCTGTTAGCTTGTTTAATTGCTCAAATCTGCAAGCTGATCGTCCACTTTGTCCAGCATGGTAAGGTAACAGTCCGCGTGCTGGTGGAAACTGGCGGTATGCCTAGCGCTCATTCGGCTCTGGTTGCTTCCCTTGCTACTGGAGTGGGACAAAAACTGGGATGGGCTAGCCCCGATTTTGCTCTGGCGGCGATTTTTGCCATTATCGTGATGTACGATGCGGCGGGAGTGCGACAAGCTGCCGGCAAACAAGCACGCATTCTCAACCAAATTATTGATGAATTATTTAGAGAACACCCAACTTTTAATGAAGACCGTTTAAAAGAATTACTGGGACACACCCCTTTTCAGGTAATTGTCGGCTCGATTTTAGGAGTTACCATCTCTTGTTTGGCTAACTCGCCATTATTGAAAGGTTGA
- a CDS encoding MgPME-cyclase complex family protein: MTTYYYVLASQRFLLEEEPFAEVLKERTRNYQENEKEIDFWLVKEPAFLEAPEMKDAKAKCPQPAVAVISTNRQFVTWLKLRLEYVQTGEFQAPSDTIPNPLASLASVS, from the coding sequence ATGACAACTTACTATTACGTTTTAGCTAGCCAGCGCTTTTTATTGGAAGAAGAACCTTTTGCCGAAGTACTCAAGGAAAGAACCAGAAATTACCAAGAAAACGAAAAAGAAATCGATTTTTGGTTAGTTAAGGAACCCGCTTTTCTGGAAGCACCAGAAATGAAAGATGCAAAGGCGAAATGTCCGCAACCAGCAGTTGCCGTAATTTCCACTAATCGTCAATTTGTGACATGGCTGAAATTGCGCTTGGAGTATGTACAAACTGGAGAATTCCAAGCTCCTTCCGATACTATTCCTAACCCTTTGGCATCTCTGGCTTCAGTATCCTGA
- a CDS encoding pyridoxine 5'-phosphate synthase yields MPTLGVNIDHVATIRQARRTVEPDPVAAAVLAELAGADGITVHLREDRRHIQDRDVRILRQTVRTHLNLEMAATDEMVAIAIDIKPDYITLVPERREEVTTEGGLDVAGQISRMTDIVAKLQDAGIPVSLFIDADRPQIDAAVKVKAKFIELHTGKYAEARDEASLEKELAVLATGCEYAISSGLRVNAGHGLTYWNVYPVASLKGMEELNIGHTIISRAVLVGLERAVREMKQAILGH; encoded by the coding sequence TTGCCTACACTCGGCGTTAACATTGACCATGTAGCTACCATCCGTCAAGCGCGTCGCACGGTGGAACCCGACCCCGTAGCGGCGGCAGTATTGGCAGAACTAGCCGGCGCGGATGGAATTACCGTGCATCTGCGAGAAGACAGGCGGCATATCCAAGACCGGGATGTGCGAATATTGCGGCAGACGGTACGCACTCATTTAAATTTGGAAATGGCGGCTACTGATGAAATGGTAGCGATCGCGATCGACATCAAACCAGATTACATTACCCTCGTTCCGGAACGCCGGGAAGAAGTCACCACTGAAGGCGGACTGGACGTGGCAGGACAAATTTCCCGCATGACCGATATCGTGGCAAAGTTACAAGATGCGGGAATTCCGGTTAGCTTATTTATCGATGCCGATCGACCACAAATCGATGCTGCTGTTAAAGTAAAAGCGAAGTTTATCGAACTTCATACCGGGAAATATGCGGAAGCACGCGATGAAGCGAGTCTAGAAAAGGAATTAGCGGTTTTAGCTACCGGATGCGAATACGCGATTTCATCTGGACTGCGAGTAAACGCCGGACACGGACTCACCTACTGGAACGTTTACCCAGTTGCCAGCCTAAAAGGTATGGAAGAACTCAACATTGGTCATACAATTATAAGTCGGGCTGTTTTAGTCGGACTAGAACGAGCCGTTCGAGAAATGAAACAAGCAATACTAGGTCATTAG